Proteins encoded together in one Pontiella desulfatans window:
- a CDS encoding NHL repeat-containing protein encodes MKLKVLGIVLLCVGCVLSVHAYDFQMYGIDSDADELVLINMTNGTTTTVAPLGVDLGVTVAFDYNPVDGLLYFVENKTDSLYSVSPTGGVASLVWSNALPGTESTFIASLGFSITGDAYVYAEGAAFEQGNLYSFDLSTGNSTLLGGANSYPSVLGGDLSSDGTMWLSDEWDGKVYRVSINDGAEVWSPSSAIWHTGNGPGDLHDMDEAYGGSLWVSATDRTSGSVNLIVELSPLSGLEISRVVVDRFGIHSIASVPYPDSDGDGLLDKDEVGIYGTDPNNRDMDGDGLSDGQEILIYNTDPKLADSDADGFGDLFEISTGFSPTSTNSTPDLLSEIQAAIEFQFNAATGVSYRIEATDDLANAWEVIETDIIGPGGEVKRLYSIEGQDKRYFRARRN; translated from the coding sequence ATGAAGTTGAAGGTTTTGGGGATAGTGCTGTTGTGTGTGGGGTGCGTATTGAGCGTCCATGCATACGACTTCCAAATGTATGGAATTGATTCGGATGCCGATGAACTTGTTCTTATCAATATGACTAATGGGACAACGACTACAGTTGCTCCACTGGGCGTGGACCTAGGTGTGACGGTAGCATTTGACTACAACCCGGTTGACGGGTTGCTTTACTTTGTTGAGAACAAAACTGATTCACTATATAGCGTTTCACCAACGGGTGGTGTGGCAAGCCTGGTATGGAGCAATGCTTTGCCTGGAACGGAATCCACATTCATTGCTTCACTGGGATTCAGTATCACAGGTGATGCTTACGTGTACGCAGAAGGTGCGGCTTTTGAGCAGGGCAATTTGTACTCTTTCGATCTCTCAACAGGTAACTCTACCTTGCTTGGAGGTGCAAATAGCTATCCGAGTGTTCTTGGTGGAGATTTATCGTCCGATGGGACTATGTGGTTGTCGGATGAGTGGGATGGGAAGGTATACCGTGTCAGCATAAACGACGGGGCTGAAGTATGGTCGCCAAGCAGTGCAATATGGCACACAGGCAATGGCCCCGGTGATCTACATGACATGGATGAGGCTTATGGGGGCAGTCTCTGGGTTTCTGCTACCGACCGCACGTCCGGGTCTGTAAATCTAATTGTTGAGCTGAGTCCCCTGTCAGGGCTGGAGATTTCAAGGGTTGTTGTGGATAGGTTCGGAATTCATTCCATCGCCTCAGTCCCTTATCCAGATTCGGATGGCGATGGTCTGTTGGATAAGGATGAGGTCGGCATATACGGAACAGACCCCAACAATCGTGATATGGATGGCGACGGTCTATCGGATGGGCAAGAAATCCTGATATACAATACCGATCCCAAACTGGCCGACTCCGATGCCGATGGGTTTGGCGACCTCTTTGAGATAAGCACCGGTTTTAGTCCGACCTCAACCAACAGCACTCCCGACCTCCTTTCGGAAATCCAGGCCGCTATTGAATTCCAGTTCAATGCAGCTACTGGAGTCAGCTACAGGATTGAAGCAACTGATGATCTGGCCAATGCATGGGAGGTTATCGAGACTGACATCATCGGGCCGGGTGGCGAAGTGAAGAGGCTTTATTCTATCGAAGGGCAGGATAAGCGGTACTTTAGGGCTAGGCGAAACTGA
- a CDS encoding PEP-CTERM sorting domain-containing protein (PEP-CTERM proteins occur, often in large numbers, in the proteomes of bacteria that also encode an exosortase, a predicted intramembrane cysteine proteinase. The presence of a PEP-CTERM domain at a protein's C-terminus predicts cleavage within the sorting domain, followed by covalent anchoring to some some component of the (usually Gram-negative) cell surface. Many PEP-CTERM proteins exhibit an unusual sequence composition that includes large numbers of potential glycosylation sites. Expression of one such protein has been shown restore the ability of a bacterium to form floc, a type of biofilm.): MRKIITIATLLACNIVNASLMTDAVRLSGVGGSYDLWLEPQSYGDSVIFLSVADLAMTMTHEGGALPHQADWYVVNVDDEFTPENISLDMFSPYEMGSSIPLAPSFYLGVTASTLDLGYGARNSFGWAKFGYELGGELTLQESAVAYESGGIEIGTHNVIPEPSSALLMLVAGAGGWMFRRKLRR, from the coding sequence ATGAGAAAGATTATTACAATTGCTACATTACTCGCATGTAATATCGTAAACGCATCCCTTATGACGGATGCGGTCAGGCTAAGCGGAGTAGGCGGTAGCTATGATCTGTGGCTAGAGCCACAAAGTTACGGGGATAGCGTTATATTTCTGAGTGTCGCTGATCTTGCCATGACAATGACGCATGAAGGGGGCGCATTACCTCATCAGGCGGACTGGTATGTTGTAAATGTTGATGATGAATTCACTCCCGAAAACATATCCCTCGACATGTTCAGCCCCTACGAGATGGGTTCTTCAATTCCTCTGGCACCAAGTTTCTATCTTGGCGTAACAGCCAGTACGCTGGATTTAGGTTATGGGGCGAGGAACTCTTTTGGATGGGCTAAATTCGGTTATGAGTTGGGAGGAGAATTGACATTGCAGGAAAGTGCGGTCGCCTATGAGAGTGGTGGCATTGAAATCGGGACTCATAATGTCATTCCTGAACCCTCGTCAGCTCTCCTCATGCTAGTTGCAGGTGCGGGAGGCTGGATGTTCCGTAGGAAGCTAAGACGGTAG
- a CDS encoding DUF4268 domain-containing protein, with amino-acid sequence MEPTKPTIEEINELVGFLPRLQEKDFNPIKQWLGGKQPDGTHQIGYPDYHEITEEFFHIASKECWMYPYDPELAGNMINDHAKIKEANMDQIKEMLTFCVRGEHFCDGHWGAMIEDGSIGRLLIRLTELKNTETEPMNNFGALKKVPLRNVWPHEAIDFTPWLADNIAELGDVLGMELELTEREASVGDFSLDLLAKDLSSSKPVIIENQFNQTDHDHLGKLLTYAAGFDASTVIWVSETVRDEHRQALDWLNQRTDSETQFFAVVLEVLQIDESKPAFNFKPVVMPNEWQKSTKRGGTAPSARAELYRDYFQKVIDELRDAYRLTSLKKAQPYNWIGISTGVSGFIYSVSFAQGKNARTEIYMDTGDQDETKRIFDELKVLSEEIEAKYGCPLSWERLDNKRASRIAVYRPGSINDSEEVLSEIRQWHIEHVMKLRDVVVPYLKESLKSIS; translated from the coding sequence ATGGAACCCACAAAACCAACCATTGAAGAAATTAACGAACTCGTGGGGTTTCTTCCCCGTTTACAGGAAAAGGATTTCAATCCAATTAAGCAATGGCTGGGAGGAAAACAGCCTGATGGGACTCACCAAATTGGATACCCAGATTACCACGAGATTACGGAAGAGTTTTTCCACATAGCATCCAAAGAATGCTGGATGTATCCATACGATCCTGAGCTTGCAGGGAACATGATTAATGATCATGCGAAAATCAAAGAAGCCAACATGGATCAAATTAAAGAGATGCTAACCTTTTGTGTAAGAGGAGAACATTTCTGTGATGGACACTGGGGGGCGATGATTGAAGATGGATCTATTGGTCGGTTACTAATACGACTTACGGAATTAAAAAATACGGAGACAGAACCTATGAATAATTTTGGTGCATTAAAAAAAGTCCCCTTACGCAATGTCTGGCCTCATGAAGCTATCGACTTTACACCGTGGTTGGCCGATAACATCGCTGAACTGGGAGATGTGCTAGGCATGGAACTTGAGCTTACTGAACGGGAAGCGTCAGTGGGTGACTTCTCCCTGGATTTATTAGCGAAAGATCTAAGTAGCTCAAAGCCGGTTATTATCGAAAACCAGTTCAATCAAACTGATCACGACCATCTAGGGAAGCTTCTCACGTACGCTGCCGGCTTTGATGCATCTACAGTTATCTGGGTTTCAGAAACAGTTCGGGATGAGCACAGGCAGGCCTTAGACTGGCTTAACCAGAGAACGGACTCTGAAACGCAGTTCTTTGCTGTTGTCCTGGAAGTTCTTCAGATAGATGAGTCTAAGCCTGCGTTCAACTTTAAGCCTGTTGTGATGCCGAATGAGTGGCAGAAGAGCACCAAACGAGGAGGGACTGCACCCTCTGCCAGAGCTGAACTCTATCGAGATTACTTCCAAAAGGTTATTGATGAACTTCGAGATGCCTACAGGCTTACATCATTGAAAAAAGCTCAACCCTACAACTGGATCGGCATCTCTACAGGAGTTTCCGGATTCATCTATTCAGTATCTTTCGCACAGGGAAAGAATGCTCGAACCGAGATTTATATGGATACAGGTGATCAGGATGAAACGAAACGGATCTTTGATGAGCTGAAAGTTCTTAGCGAAGAGATCGAAGCAAAGTATGGATGCCCTTTGAGCTGGGAACGCCTTGATAATAAACGGGCGTCCAGGATAGCGGTTTACCGCCCCGGTAGTATAAATGATTCGGAAGAAGTGCTGTCTGAAATCCGGCAATGGCATATTGAGCATGTCATGAAGCTAAGAGACGTTGTCGTACCGTACCTCAAAGAATCGCTGAAGAGTATATCCTGA
- a CDS encoding RCC1 domain-containing protein produces the protein MRYWLLKLLLVLSVGVAVPSFSGSLVVAWGANEFGECEIPATISGDAVAIKVGYYFSLAMSLDGSVVAWGRNDHGQCDVPASISNNTVAISCGSDHSMALLSDGSVVAWGLNSSGQCDVPASISNNAVAISGGLGHSAALLSDGSVVAWGLNSSGQCDVPDSITNAIAVASGNRHNVALCSDGNVVAWGRDDGQLDIPSSISNNAVMIGAGGNHNLALLSDESVVAWGWNQNGQLNIPQSVTSNAAAIGADGSSSWVVSLDERVIAWGINDNDQLDIPLSASSNVNAISINASHGLALVPDNDGDSMPDVWEINYGLNPFFNDAMGDVDFDGIVNLDEYAYGINPWKTDSDADGELDADEIAMGFNPADPHSRLNLRGVCDNNYQLTFMTITGKTFYLESRDSLVSGEWIERVGLKGTGTEINLIDPFMTSNRFYRVKVIN, from the coding sequence ATGAGGTATTGGCTGTTAAAATTACTTCTTGTTTTATCAGTTGGTGTTGCGGTGCCATCCTTTTCAGGAAGTCTTGTGGTTGCATGGGGGGCGAATGAATTTGGTGAATGCGAAATTCCGGCAACCATTTCGGGTGATGCTGTGGCGATTAAGGTTGGGTATTATTTTAGTCTAGCTATGTCATTAGATGGGAGTGTGGTTGCGTGGGGAAGAAATGACCATGGGCAGTGTGATGTTCCAGCATCCATCTCCAATAATACTGTGGCAATATCATGTGGATCAGATCACAGCATGGCTTTATTATCAGATGGGAGCGTGGTTGCGTGGGGGTTGAATTCATCTGGACAATGTGACGTTCCAGCATCCATTTCCAACAATGCTGTGGCAATATCAGGCGGACTTGGTCACAGTGCGGCTTTATTATCAGATGGGAGTGTGGTTGCGTGGGGATTAAATTCATCTGGACAATGTGATGTCCCAGACTCCATTACCAATGCTATAGCGGTTGCGAGTGGCAATCGCCACAATGTAGCATTGTGCTCTGATGGGAATGTGGTTGCATGGGGCAGAGATGATGGGCAGCTCGATATCCCATCATCTATTTCCAATAATGCGGTGATGATTGGAGCTGGCGGGAATCATAACTTGGCATTATTGTCTGATGAGAGCGTGGTTGCGTGGGGGTGGAATCAGAATGGTCAGCTTAATATTCCACAATCAGTTACTAGCAATGCGGCTGCAATTGGGGCTGATGGATCTTCAAGTTGGGTTGTTTCATTAGACGAGAGGGTGATTGCGTGGGGGATAAATGACAATGATCAATTAGATATTCCACTATCAGCCTCCTCCAATGTGAATGCAATTTCTATAAACGCCTCTCATGGATTAGCATTAGTGCCAGACAACGATGGTGATAGTATGCCTGATGTATGGGAAATTAACTATGGCTTGAATCCCTTTTTTAATGACGCAATGGGAGACGTAGACTTTGATGGCATAGTGAACTTAGATGAATATGCCTATGGCATTAATCCTTGGAAAACAGATTCAGATGCAGACGGTGAGTTGGATGCTGATGAAATTGCTATGGGGTTTAATCCCGCAGACCCGCATTCCAGGTTAAATTTAAGGGGGGTATGCGATAACAACTATCAGCTAACGTTTATGACGATTACAGGAAAAACTTTTTATTTGGAAAGTCGTGATTCTTTGGTTAGTGGGGAATGGATTGAAAGAGTTGGACTTAAAGGAACTGGAACAGAAATAAACCTGATTGATCCATTTATGACCTCTAACCGATTCTACAGAGTTAAGGTTATAAATTAA
- a CDS encoding DUF3606 domain-containing protein produces the protein MPTPNDSGRINIRQQYEVQYWTKELDLTAAQLFEIIEAVGDSIDAVRNHVGR, from the coding sequence ATGCCTACTCCAAATGACTCGGGACGCATCAACATCAGGCAGCAGTATGAAGTGCAATACTGGACCAAAGAACTTGACCTCACGGCAGCGCAGCTTTTCGAGATCATTGAAGCAGTCGGGGATTCGATAGACGCTGTCCGGAATCATGTGGGGAGGTAG